The genomic DNA CAGATATCGGCAAGCTGCGGCCTCGCCTGCAGCTATCCCTGCGGCGAGCTTGAACATATAAAAAATATTGTCGGCGACAAGGAGATAGATGTCGCCGAGTATCACGAGCTCGCCTCTTAAAGGAAACCGCTACTCCTCGTCCTCGGGCGGCTTTTCGCCTTTGAAGTATTTGTGCCAGAAGAGCCAGCCGAGGAAACGCCAGAGAAGGTAACCGCCGCAGACCACGGCGATCGAGATCCAAAACAGCGTGGCGAAGTCCATTCCGGCTCCGCGCAGCGCCGCCATCCCGCTCCGGCGGGTATGCGCGCTGCCGGGGCCGAAAAATTTCCAGGCCCATACCATCATCATTACGACGGCTACCGCCGTCAATATTCTGTTTATCATCCTGCGGGCCGAATCACCGTTCATCGTCTATCTCCTCTCAATAAGCTTCGCCTTTATCCTCTCCAGATAAAAGCGCATGATACGGTGCAGCGAGATGCTGTCAAAGCGCCGCACCAACTGCTCGCCGCCCTCCGTCTTTTTGATGACGAAGGTACGCGACTTCGGAGAGAGCAGGACCTGCGTTGGATATAGGCTTCTATGTCCGACGACAAGATAGGATATCGCACAGGCGACGCCGGCAAAGGCCGCGATATGCGCCCCAAAGAGCTCCATGGCAAGGATCGTACCAGATATAGGCGTGTTCGTCGAAGCGGCGAGCACGGCGCTGACGCCGAGCGCGCTGCAGAAGGAGGGATCCAGGCCGAATATCGCCGCGAAAAGCAGACCAGACGAGGCCCCGACAAAGAGCGTAGGCGTTATCTCGCCGCCGCAGCCGCCCGCGGAAAGGGTGATGCCCATCGCAACAATCTTAATGAGAAAGCCCAACGGAAGGTTTCTCTCTCCCATGACCATCGACTGGATGACGTCGCTTCCGAGGCCGAGAAAATCACCGCCGAACAGGATGCCGGTAGCGAGAAGCAGCACGGCGCCGCCTACGGGGCGCTTCCACCCTGTTATCTGATAGTAGATGAACATCTTATTTATGAAATGGATGCCCTCGACATTCATTATCGCCACCAGGCCAAAGAATACACCAGCGATGAGGACCATCGCCAGCACTCCCGGACCGATCTGCGGTATCTCAACCAGATAGGAGGGCAGATGTCCCGCTCCGATGCTGGAGGCGGTGAAATAGCCGACGATGCCGCTGATAAGCGCCGGAAGAAGCACATCGTAAAATATCTGTCCCACAAAAAGCACCTCGACGGCGAAGATCGCGCCCGCCACCGGCGTGCCGAAGACGGCGCAGAAACCCGCCGCGATGCCGCAGATTATTATCTTTTTCATATCCGAGTCGTCCATATTGAATATGCGGCCAAGCAGATAGGAGACGCCTGAGCCGATCTGGGCGCACGGCCCCTCTATGCCGACGGAGCCGCCCGACGATATCGTCACGATCGTAGCGACGATCTTCACGGGGACGGCCTTGACGTCGATCAGCGTCCTGTGTCGGTTGTGGATGGCGTCGATCACCGCCTCAGTACCGTGGCCCGCGGACTGCGGCGCGAGCATCCGCACAAGATAATAGCTGAGGAGAAGGCCGGGAAACAGCAGCAGATAATGCAGCGTGCCCAGTGTTGAGGTAATTTTCATCGAGTACCGCAGCGCGAGCAGGAAGCCTCCAGCGACAAGGCCTACGGCGACGCCGGTCACGATCGAGATGAAGCACCACTTGACGACCGTGCACATAAGCCAGATCTCGTCACGCACAATGTTTGCGCTGTCTGGCTTTTCTATATCTATTCTGACAGAATTATCATCTTCCTGCTTATTATTTAAATTTTCCATAATAATCACCGTCCCGTATTCTAGCATAAAGTTTCCGCGATTGCTGATATAATAGCCTTCATGAACGTAAAAATTTCGAGCCTAGTCGAACAGACGGCAAAATATATTTTTTTAGCCGCGGTGCTTGCCTCATTTGTCTTCTTCGGATGGCGCGTAATGACGAAGCGGGCCTACGTGGAGCACGAGAGGGCGCAGTGCGAAGCGCTTGCCGTGAGCGCCGCTCTCACCGCCGCGGAGGCGGTTTCAAGAGATGAGGCCCTGGCGCAGCTCGTGAGGCAGCTCGGCGAGGCGGAGTTTGTCACGGATCACATGTCGATGCCCGGTAATAATACCGTCTCCGTAACGATAGGCGCGGAGCGCGGAGGCTTCCTGATAAGGTCAAAGGCCGCCTCGGGCTGGAACTCGCGCAGCCCTCAGAGCGCGGAGTTTGCGCTGAGCCTTCGCCCCGGCGGCGAAATCACATTCAAAGGCGACGATGATATAAAGAGGGCGTCTCGCATACGCGCCGCGCGCGCCGGTATTTCAAAGAAAGATCAATCAAAAGAGCACATTTTCACATTTCCCCACGAACGCCCCTGCCCCGCGCCATTCACGGCCATAACGGCAAAGGCCTCCGGACTTTCAGACAAGCCGGTCTATATCCTGATCTTAAATGAATAAAGACCGCGTGCAATAGAAACCGGCATAGACATCCACGCTTGATATTAGCCAAAACGACAAAATTGGCCAGAGTGTATTCAGCATTCCGGCCAGCGTTATGTTATTATCTTTATTCCGCTAAAAGGTAAGGTTATGAATACTCCATCGGCCGGCGCTGCAGTATCAGCAAGCCTTCGCGCGGCTCGAAGCCCAGACGCCCCATGAAGGAGGTCAGCTCGCTTGTGTAGGTGACTATCACGGGAACGTTCCTGAGCGCGGGGTGGCCGAGCGCGTATTCCAGCAGCTGCGAGCCTATGCCCTTGCCCTGATAGTCGGGGTGAACGAGGATATCCCACAGCGAGCCGCGGAATACAAAGTCCGTGAGCACGCGGCAGAAGGCGATCAGTTTTCCGTTGTGGCGGATCGAGAAGCACATGCTAGTTCCTTTCAGCATTTTTTCGATCTGCTCGAGCGAGCGGCTCCTGCCCCAGCGTGTAAAACGGTATAGATCCTGCAGATCGGCGGGAGATATGGCCAGTTTGCTGTCGTAGAAGTAATATTCAGGATTTGATTTCATCAGGCATCCCTTCCTTTATGAAGGCGTACCTCTTATTATTTGGCTTTGCCGCGAGCACCATGCCGCCGACGATCTTGCGCAGGTCCCCGCGTCTTGTATCTTTTGTGATCGTCAGCTCAAGCAACTGCCCGGCCCCGCACTTGCTGCAGGTCCACATGGCGCGCGCCGTGCCGCTGGCGTCCGGCGAACCGGCGAGCACCACAAGCTCGCCGCATTTTTGACAGGCTAAAATAAGCATTAAAAATTACTTCTTTCCGGGAGGCTCGTCTCTCAGGCGGCCTCTCCTGCGTATTCTCCGCGGGCCTCGGATATCGGCTTACGGTTACTTTAGGACAAATTTTACCCTCAGAGGCCCTTCGCTGTAAATATCCCTCGCGGTAAGTATCTCCAGCTTTATGCTGCTTTTGACCTGTGATATTTTATCGAGCGCCGTGATAAATTCTCCCGTGTCGATGGAGCCGACGTTGCCGGAGATCGGGTCGCGCAGCACGCCGTCGTTGGCGGCCTTCTGGTTGAGCGACTTCAATGCCTGGAATACCGTCTCCTCTATCTTATGCCGCGGCGTGTCCGGCTCAAAGGTATGCGAGTAGAGCAGTTGTTTTTCTCTGTATATCAGCCGCGAACGGTAAGCCTCTATCTGTGCCTGTACCGCCTCCCCCTCCACCGCGTTGCTCAGCGCCGTAAGCCGCAGCAGCCAGCGCCCTGGGCTGTGTGTCAGGCGTTCTCTGACCTTGGCGGCTGATTCCGCCGCCACCTCCGGCAGCTTCACCGACTCAGGTGTTTTTCCGCCAAAACGGTAGGCGAGCAGCGCGCGCGCCTCGCTGCGCAGCCTGTCAATGTACTGGTCTACCTGCTGCGCCGTGATGATGGAATCGGTCATCACCCCCTGGGCCAATATCTCTCCTGTAAAGGCGGCGATGCGTCCCTCGCGCAGACGCTGGATACCGGACTTGAGCGATTCGGACTCCGCTTTGAGCGCTTTGACCGAGGCGTCAAGTTTTTTGCTCTCGGCGAGCAGTCTGTCGTTTTCTTTTTGCAGGACGGCCTGTTCGGCCTCCGTTTCGTCGCGCATCCGCGTCATCGCGGCAAGCTTGGCGCGCGTTTCGTTGAGGCTTTTCATGCCGTTCTCCAGTTTTTCTTCGACCTGCCGCAGCTCCGACTCTTTTTCCGAGAGGTCGCCGCGGCTCTGGAAGAGGTCTATCTCCATGCGCCCCATAGATTCTTCGTTCTTTTTGAGCTCTTCCCTTGTCGATATCAGCTGGCGCTGGATGACCTGCATGCTGAAGAGCGCCGTGCGCACCTGTTCGGAGGCGGCGCTGAGGACGAAGATCGTGGCAATGGCGATGCCGACGCCGGTCAGCACCGATATGATGCGTGAGGTATATTTAGGACGGATCTTTAAGAATGTTATACGTTTTTTGCCGAGTTTCATGCCGATGACGTCGCCGGCCCATGAGACGAGAGCGCTGACGATGATCAGCGCGCCGAGCAATATCCAGTTTATGTCATGAAAAATCTCAAACAATGAGTTACCTCGCTCTTAAAAGATTTTATGTACATTACATATCATATACGGTCTTATTATACCAGATGCTTTTGAAGAAAATCAGCTGTATGCAATTTTACAGAGAAGAGAAGGAGGATGTTTCAGCCCCCTTCTCTTCGTAGTTTATTCGTATTTCAGCGCGTCGATCGGATTCAGCAGGGAAGCCTTGTAGGCCGGGTAGTAGCCGAAACCCACGCCGACCATCGCCGAGAAGACGAAGGCAAGCACGATCGACATCAGCGTGAAGACCGGCGGCGCTGAGGTGAAGGAGGACAGGGCATATCCCGCTGCCACGCCGAGCATTATCCCGATCGTGCCGCCGATCATCGAGAGGACGACGGCTTCGATGAGGAACTGCATCCTGATGTCCCTCTCCGTCGCCCCTACGGCCATCCTGATGCCTATCTCGCGCGTGCGCTCGGTCACCGAGACAAGCATGATGTTCATTATCCCGATGCCGCCGACGACAAGCGAGATGAAGGCGATCGAGCCGAGCAGCATCGACATTATCGTCGTCGTCTTGCGGCGCGCCTCGAGCATCTGCGAGACGTTGCGCACCGCGAAGTCGTCGGCGTCGCCCGGCTTTATCTTGTGCCGTTCGCGCAGAAGGGCCTCGGTCTCGTTCTGTATGTAGGAGAGGGCCTCCATCGAGACGCCCTTTATGTAGATGTTGCCGATGCGTCCCGCGGTCTTCCAGCGCACAAGCCTTCTCTGCGCCGACGTCAGCGGTACGAGGACGAAATCATCCTGATCGCTTCCCATCGCGGATAGCCCCTTCGCCTCAAAGATGCCGACCACCGTATAGGGGATCTTATTTATTCTGATCGCCTTGCCTACGGGGTTTTCACCGCCAAAGAGCTTGTCCACAACCGTTTTGCCGATGACGGTGACTTTCGCGCCCTGGCGCACGTCGCTCGCATTGATGTCGCGGCCGGATTCTATGTTCCATTCCTGCACGTAAGAGTATTCTTTCGTGCTGCCGACGACGCTCGAGCTCCAGTTTGTGTTTTCATAGATGAGCGTCGCGGAGAGGTTTATCATCGGAGCCACGGCGTCCACGCCGGAGACCTCTTTTTCGATCGCCTGGGCGTCGTCGTAGGTCAGGTAGCGCGTGACTCCCGTCGTCGAACGGCCGGGCCTGTCGGGAAAGACCATGATAAAGTTGCTTCCGAAAGAGGATATCTGCTCGTCGATACTTTTGTTGGCTCCCGCGCCGACTGCGAAGGCCGCGATGACGGCGGCGACGCCGATGATTATCCCGAGCGCCGTCAGCATGGAGCGGGTCTTGTTACGGCGCAGCGCCGTGAGGGAGGCTAAAAATACTTCGGATATGGCTATCATGCGACTGCCCTCCCCTGCGCGCTCTGTACCGGCGAAACGCTGCGCCTTTTTTCGTTTATCTCGTCCTTTATGATCAGCCCGTCGCGGAAGTGCAGGATGCGCTTCGCGTAGAGGGCGACGTCATATTCGTGCGTGACCAGTATGATCGTCATCCCCTCGTCATTGAGGCGGTGGAAGAGGGCCATTATCTCGTCGCTGGTTTTAGAGTCCAGGTTTCCCGTAGGCTCGTCCGCCATCAGTATCGGCGCGCGGTTGACGATGCCGCGCGCGATCGCCACCCGCTGCTGCTGGCCGCCGGAGAGCTGGGAGGGTTCGTGATAGAGGCGCTCCTGCAGCCCCATCTCTACCAGCGCCTGTTTCGCTTTTTCGTGGCGCTCCGAGCGCGGCACTCCCGCATAGAGCAGCGGAAGCTCCACATTTTCCAGCGCCGTCGTCTTTGGCAGCAGGTTGAAGCCCTGAAAGACAAAGCCTATCATTCTGTTTCTGATGTGGGCCAGCTCGTCGCTGTCCATCTCCGCGACCCGCACGCCGTCAAGGAGGTACTCTCCGCCCGTCGGACGGTCGAGGCAGCCAAGGATGTTCATCGTCGTCGACTTCCCCGAGCCGGAGGGGCCCATCATCGCGACAAACTCCCCCTCCTCTACGCTGAGATTGACTCCGTGGAGTATCTCGACCTCTTCGCCTCCCAGCAAAAAGCTCTTTTTTATATCCTTGAGTTCAACAAGAGCCATCCTAACTCTCCTCCTTGGGAACGATGATGCCCGTTATTACGCGCTCGCCCTCCTTGATTCCGGAAAGTATTTCGGTGTTCTGTCCGTCGGTGATGCCTTTCTCCACCTCCACCTTCACGGGTTTTTTCTTATCGAGCGTGTAGACGGCGGGTTTAGTCACCGCGGCGACGTTCTGTTTATGTCCGCCTCCTGGGCCGGGCATCCCCATCTCCGCTGACTGGCCGTTTGACGGTTTGAAGCGGAAGGCGCTGTTGGGAACGACGAGGACATCTTCGCGGCTTTCAAGTATGAGCGAAACGTTCGCCGTCATGCCGGGCAGCAGCTTGCCGTCCGGGTTCTGTACCTTTACGATGACCGTGTAGGTCACGACGTTATCCGTCGTCGTGGGCGAGAGGCGCACCTGCGTCACCTTGCCCTCGAAGCTGTCGGCAGGATAGGTGTCGACGTTGAATATCGTCTGCTGTCCCTCGTGGACGCCGCCGATATCCGCCTCGTCCACATTCACCTCGACCTGCATCTGGGTCAGGTCGCGCGCGATCTCCGCGATGGAGGGAGTCTGGTAGCTGGCGGCCACCGTCTGCCCCTCTTCAACGTTCTTTGCCACGACTACGCCGTCAACCGGCGAATATATTCTCGTATAATTGAGGTTGATCCGCGATTTTTCCAGCGTCGCGCGGTACTGCGCCACCTTCGCCTCCGCCGCCGCGAGGTTTGCCTTCGCCTTGAGCCAGGTGCTGGTATCCGTATCCACATCGGCCTTCGCGATAAGGTCGCGCTTCGCAAGCTCGCGGGTGCGCGACAGGTCTTTGGCCGCAACGTCAAGCGCGGCCTGGGCGTTAAGCACGTCCGCCTGCGCGGAGGCCACGGTCGCCTCCGCCTGCGACACCTCCGCCGCCTGCGTGGCGGAGTCCATGAGGGCGATCAGCTGCCCCTCTTTCACACGGCTGTTGTAGTCAAAATAGAGTTCCTTGATCGTGCCGGATATCTGCGTACCGACGTCGACCGTTTCGACCGGGTTCAGTGTGCCGGTGGCCTGTATCGTCGAGCGGATATCGGAGCGCGTCACGGCTACGGTCTTGTACTGTATCTCATCCTCGCGGGTGCTCCAGTAATAAAAGCCTCCGGCGGCCACCACCGCCGCCGCGGCGATTGCCGCGGCCAATTTAAGAGTTTTGCCCCTCTTCACTGTCTTATTCTCCATATTTCAGACCTCCCATGGCCTTTTCAAGGTCAAGCTGTGCCGTCTTGCAGTTGTACAGGGCAAGCACCCTGTTGGCGGACGCCGTCGCGTAGCTGTCGACCGCGTCTGAAATTTCAAGGTTATCACCGACACCGGCGGCGTAACGCCCCTCGGCGAGGTCCAGCGTCGCCTTCGCGCTGCGCTCCGCCTCCAGAGAGGAGACAAGCGATTCTTTCGCCTCGCGCAGCGCCTCCCAGGCCTTGCGCACCTCAAGCGTAACGCTGTTTGAGAGGCTCTTTATCTCGGCCTGCGCGGTGCGGAGCTCGGCGCTCGCCTGTTCTACCCTGCTCTTAGTCAAACCGCCATCGGAGATTGGCACCGAGAGGGAGAGCTTCGCGCTCCATTCGCTGCTGTCAAGGGGCGACGATCCGTATATGTCGTAGCCCGCGGAGGCGGAGATCGAAGGGGAGAGTCCCTTCATCTGCACTGTGAGGTTCGTGGAGGCATATTCGACGCGCCGCTGTTTCGCGATCAGTTCGGGTCGCTGTGCCATCGCCCTTTTCACGGCTTCGTCTAGCGGAATGTTCCATTCCTCATAGCCGAGGATATCCTCCACCTCGCTGATCTCAAGCATCGGCTGGCCTATCGCGTTCGCGAGCTCCGCCTTGAACTGCTCCATCGAGGCCTGGCTTTTGACGACCGCCAGCTTTGAGGCGGCGAGATCGGCCTCCGCCTTCGTAACTTCGATCTTGGGCTTGGTTCCGACTTCGTAGTAAGACTGCGCCCATTTAAGGCGTTTTTCAAAGTTATCATAGCGGGTCTTGGCGACTATATTTTCACGCATCGCGCGGTTAAGTCCGTAGTAGGCGCTGTAAACGTCCTGGATCACGCCTTCACGCGTGCTCCGGTAGTCCGCCGCCGCCGCTTCCGTAGAGAGCTGCGCGCCCTCCACCTTCGCCTCGCGGCGTCCCCAGTCGCTGATCGACTGTTCGACCCTCACATTGCCGGAATAGGAACCGCTGTTGTTATCTTCCGACAGTCCGTCTCCTCCGCGTGAATAGGAGCTTCCCGCCGAAAGCTGCGGGCGTCCGGCAGAGGCCGCCTGCCCGATAGTGGCGCGCTGCGCCGTGATTTTTTCCTCCGCGGCCAGGAGGTCAGGATTATTTTTCATCGCGGAGGAAAGACACTCCTCGATCGTCAGCGGCGCCCCCCAGGAGGCCGCGGCGCAGAACATCAGCGCCGCGCAGGCCAGAGGCCATCGTAATGCGGCTATTTTCATGGGATACACTCTCCTTCTTTATTCCCGGTTTTTCCTTGGTATCCTGACGGTGAAACGGCTGCCTTCGCCGTGTACGCTCGTGACGGTTATCGTCCCGTCATGCGCCTCGACGATCGCCTTCACGATGGCGAGGCCGATGCCGATCCCGCCGCTCGTCCTTGCCCGAGAGACATCCGTCCGATAGAAGCGTTCAAATATATATGGAAGGTCCTCCTTGGCGATACCGATACCGCTGTCGGCAACATCAATCCTCATCTCATCCGCGTCGCTGTGCATCGACACCGAGACCGTACCTCCGGGGTCCGTATAGCGCAGCGCGTTCGAGAGAAGGTTCTCAATCACCTGGCGGATCTTCGCGCCGTCCATGACCATCATCACGTTCGGTTCGATATCACGCTTAAGTTCGACTCCCTTGTTCTTATAGAGCGGATCGAATACCAGCGCCGCCCTTTCGATCACCGATGTGGCGTCTATATTCTCAAGAGCCAGGGAATGCCCCGCGCTCTCGATATAGGTCAGCTTCTCCACCTCGCAGATAAGCTGCGAAAGACGGTCCACTTCGCTCACCGTGAGCCGGATACGCTCCGGCGTCGGCTCCCATACCCCATCTTCGATCGCCTCAAGGTGCGACTTAATTATAGTCACAGGATTACGCAGTTCATGAGCGATATCGCTTAACAGCCGCTTACGCAGCTCCTCCTGAGCCTCAAGGCTGTCGCCGAGACGGTCTACGCTGTCGATCAGTGCCTGCAGCTCAGTGATATCAGACTCCATCCTGTCCTCCATGCGGTACTTGCCGTGGCTGATCTGCTGCGCGCGCTTTGCCGCGTTCAGGACGGGGCGGCTGATGCGGTAGGCCATAAAGACCGCGATCATCGCGGCGATGACGAGCATAAGGGCGACCGCGTAATACATGATGCGGTTGAACTTGCGCAGGAACCCGCCCTCGGGACTGTTATTAAAGGGCAGACAGGTAAAGCGCACCTCGCCCACCCGCACGCCGTCAATAACGATCTCCCTGCTGCTGACGACCAAGTCTCCTTTGAATACCATCGGCTGAGGGTTCTTATTGTGATGCCCCTCACGCTTCATCATGCGGCTGTATGAGCGCACCTCGATGCCGTCCGCGTCAAAAAGCTGCACCATCACCATCGGCCAGCGCAAAAAGTCGGAGCCGCGCGGAAAGAAGCTGCATCCGTGCCACGAACCGTTTTCAATGTACATCTTGGCGAAAAACTCCGCGATCTCCACCTCGTTCTCACGCAGGCGGTCGGTCGCAAAACCGCGGAACTGCCGGTCGAGCAGTTCGGAGATGGCCGTCGGAATGACGAGCATGCAGACGATGACGATCACCATATATTGAAAGATCAGCTTCGTCCGCAGGGAGCGCTTTACATTCATCAACGGCTACTCCGATATCTTGTATCCAAAGCCGTGAACGGTGCGTATATAGCCGTTCTCATGCTCCGGGTCACATAGTTTTTTGCGGATATTCTTGATATAGCTGTCGATTGAGCGCTCAAAGCCGTCATATTCATAGCCAAGCGCGTAGGTGATAAGGTCGTCGCGGCTCCACGTCTTTTCGGGACGCGCCGCCATCTTTGAAAGGATCATAAATTCGTTGCGTGTAAGGGAAATCTCTTCGCCGTTCTTCTTAACGGTAAAATTCTGCGGGTCGATCACAAGCGAATCGCCCACTGTAATGACATCCGAGCCGGCGCCGCCCTCGGCTGCGCCGTTCTTGCGCAGGTTCGCCCGAATGCGCGCCATCAATATCTTTGGTGAAAATGGCTTCACAATATAATCGTCCGCCCCCGCGTCGAGCCCGGCGACGATATCGTCCTCGCCGCTCTTCGCCGTCACCATGAGGATCGGGGCGTTGGAGCTGCGGCGTATCTCCCGGCAGACATCGGTGCCGGCCATACCGGGGAGCATCAGATCGAGCAGCACAAGGTCAAAAGAGTCGGCGCGAAACTTGGCGAGTCCATCCAGGCCGTCCTGAGCGATCTCCGCTCCGTAGCCCTCGCGTTCTATATAGGCCTTTTCGACCTCCGCTATCGCCAATTCATCCTCAATGATAAGTATCTTCATGACCGACCGTCGCTCCCCTGCATATGTATTTCGTTAATTATATTCCAGAAACGTCTCCTCTGTCTCTTTTACGATTTGGGCGGATCAAGAATCCGCCCAAATCCTCCTGTTGGTCTCTATAATAAACGCAGGGGCTCCTTTGGGAGCCTCATGCGATATTTTAATTTAGTTGATGACGCAGTTGTGCTGCGGGCAGGTGCCCTGTCTGTGGCAGTCGGGGCAGTCTATGTGCGAACCGCAGTAGTAGCGATGTCCGTCGTGATATCCGTGTCCGTGCCCATGTCTGGGGCTCAGCCTCTGCATAAAATTGGCGGGATCCTTGAGCACCTCTTCAAAGCGTGCCTTCGCGTATTCGCGGCGTACCTTTGCCGCCTCCTGATAGAGCTCGCGCGCCTTCGCCTTATTGGGGTAATCCTTGCTCATCTCCTCACGAAGCTCGCGCCACGCGCTGTTGCTTTCCCCGCGGAAGTTTTTGTCCCTGCCGCCGAAACTGCGCCAGCGGCAATTATCGTCCTTGCCGTGGTTGGCAAGGCAGTCGTTGAAACGCGCCGCGGCAAATTTCTCTCTGATGTCCA from Cloacibacillus sp. includes the following:
- a CDS encoding ABC transporter permease, producing MIAISEVFLASLTALRRNKTRSMLTALGIIIGVAAVIAAFAVGAGANKSIDEQISSFGSNFIMVFPDRPGRSTTGVTRYLTYDDAQAIEKEVSGVDAVAPMINLSATLIYENTNWSSSVVGSTKEYSYVQEWNIESGRDINASDVRQGAKVTVIGKTVVDKLFGGENPVGKAIRINKIPYTVVGIFEAKGLSAMGSDQDDFVLVPLTSAQRRLVRWKTAGRIGNIYIKGVSMEALSYIQNETEALLRERHKIKPGDADDFAVRNVSQMLEARRKTTTIMSMLLGSIAFISLVVGGIGIMNIMLVSVTERTREIGIRMAVGATERDIRMQFLIEAVVLSMIGGTIGIMLGVAAGYALSSFTSAPPVFTLMSIVLAFVFSAMVGVGFGYYPAYKASLLNPIDALKYE
- a CDS encoding ABC transporter ATP-binding protein, which produces MALVELKDIKKSFLLGGEEVEILHGVNLSVEEGEFVAMMGPSGSGKSTTMNILGCLDRPTGGEYLLDGVRVAEMDSDELAHIRNRMIGFVFQGFNLLPKTTALENVELPLLYAGVPRSERHEKAKQALVEMGLQERLYHEPSQLSGGQQQRVAIARGIVNRAPILMADEPTGNLDSKTSDEIMALFHRLNDEGMTIILVTHEYDVALYAKRILHFRDGLIIKDEINEKRRSVSPVQSAQGRAVA
- a CDS encoding response regulator transcription factor, translating into MKILIIEDELAIAEVEKAYIEREGYGAEIAQDGLDGLAKFRADSFDLVLLDLMLPGMAGTDVCREIRRSSNAPILMVTAKSGEDDIVAGLDAGADDYIVKPFSPKILMARIRANLRKNGAAEGGAGSDVITVGDSLVIDPQNFTVKKNGEEISLTRNEFMILSKMAARPEKTWSRDDLITYALGYEYDGFERSIDSYIKNIRKKLCDPEHENGYIRTVHGFGYKISE
- a CDS encoding chloride channel protein, with translation MENLNNKQEDDNSVRIDIEKPDSANIVRDEIWLMCTVVKWCFISIVTGVAVGLVAGGFLLALRYSMKITSTLGTLHYLLLFPGLLLSYYLVRMLAPQSAGHGTEAVIDAIHNRHRTLIDVKAVPVKIVATIVTISSGGSVGIEGPCAQIGSGVSYLLGRIFNMDDSDMKKIIICGIAAGFCAVFGTPVAGAIFAVEVLFVGQIFYDVLLPALISGIVGYFTASSIGAGHLPSYLVEIPQIGPGVLAMVLIAGVFFGLVAIMNVEGIHFINKMFIYYQITGWKRPVGGAVLLLATGILFGGDFLGLGSDVIQSMVMGERNLPLGFLIKIVAMGITLSAGGCGGEITPTLFVGASSGLLFAAIFGLDPSFCSALGVSAVLAASTNTPISGTILAMELFGAHIAAFAGVACAISYLVVGHRSLYPTQVLLSPKSRTFVIKKTEGGEQLVRRFDSISLHRIMRFYLERIKAKLIERR
- a CDS encoding efflux RND transporter periplasmic adaptor subunit — encoded protein: MENKTVKRGKTLKLAAAIAAAAVVAAGGFYYWSTREDEIQYKTVAVTRSDIRSTIQATGTLNPVETVDVGTQISGTIKELYFDYNSRVKEGQLIALMDSATQAAEVSQAEATVASAQADVLNAQAALDVAAKDLSRTRELAKRDLIAKADVDTDTSTWLKAKANLAAAEAKVAQYRATLEKSRINLNYTRIYSPVDGVVVAKNVEEGQTVAASYQTPSIAEIARDLTQMQVEVNVDEADIGGVHEGQQTIFNVDTYPADSFEGKVTQVRLSPTTTDNVVTYTVIVKVQNPDGKLLPGMTANVSLILESREDVLVVPNSAFRFKPSNGQSAEMGMPGPGGGHKQNVAAVTKPAVYTLDKKKPVKVEVEKGITDGQNTEILSGIKEGERVITGIIVPKEES
- a CDS encoding DUF3084 domain-containing protein — its product is MFEIFHDINWILLGALIIVSALVSWAGDVIGMKLGKKRITFLKIRPKYTSRIISVLTGVGIAIATIFVLSAASEQVRTALFSMQVIQRQLISTREELKKNEESMGRMEIDLFQSRGDLSEKESELRQVEEKLENGMKSLNETRAKLAAMTRMRDETEAEQAVLQKENDRLLAESKKLDASVKALKAESESLKSGIQRLREGRIAAFTGEILAQGVMTDSIITAQQVDQYIDRLRSEARALLAYRFGGKTPESVKLPEVAAESAAKVRERLTHSPGRWLLRLTALSNAVEGEAVQAQIEAYRSRLIYREKQLLYSHTFEPDTPRHKIEETVFQALKSLNQKAANDGVLRDPISGNVGSIDTGEFITALDKISQVKSSIKLEILTARDIYSEGPLRVKFVLK
- a CDS encoding DUF3343 domain-containing protein, whose product is MECLATFDTTHMALFFEKACRAEGLSVKIVPVPRQISASCGLACSYPCGELEHIKNIVGDKEIDVAEYHELAS
- a CDS encoding alcohol dehydrogenase, translating into MLILACQKCGELVVLAGSPDASGTARAMWTCSKCGAGQLLELTITKDTRRGDLRKIVGGMVLAAKPNNKRYAFIKEGMPDEIKS
- a CDS encoding HAMP domain-containing sensor histidine kinase, which produces MNVKRSLRTKLIFQYMVIVIVCMLVIPTAISELLDRQFRGFATDRLRENEVEIAEFFAKMYIENGSWHGCSFFPRGSDFLRWPMVMVQLFDADGIEVRSYSRMMKREGHHNKNPQPMVFKGDLVVSSREIVIDGVRVGEVRFTCLPFNNSPEGGFLRKFNRIMYYAVALMLVIAAMIAVFMAYRISRPVLNAAKRAQQISHGKYRMEDRMESDITELQALIDSVDRLGDSLEAQEELRKRLLSDIAHELRNPVTIIKSHLEAIEDGVWEPTPERIRLTVSEVDRLSQLICEVEKLTYIESAGHSLALENIDATSVIERAALVFDPLYKNKGVELKRDIEPNVMMVMDGAKIRQVIENLLSNALRYTDPGGTVSVSMHSDADEMRIDVADSGIGIAKEDLPYIFERFYRTDVSRARTSGGIGIGLAIVKAIVEAHDGTITVTSVHGEGSRFTVRIPRKNRE
- a CDS encoding TolC family protein: MKIAALRWPLACAALMFCAAASWGAPLTIEECLSSAMKNNPDLLAAEEKITAQRATIGQAASAGRPQLSAGSSYSRGGDGLSEDNNSGSYSGNVRVEQSISDWGRREAKVEGAQLSTEAAAADYRSTREGVIQDVYSAYYGLNRAMRENIVAKTRYDNFEKRLKWAQSYYEVGTKPKIEVTKAEADLAASKLAVVKSQASMEQFKAELANAIGQPMLEISEVEDILGYEEWNIPLDEAVKRAMAQRPELIAKQRRVEYASTNLTVQMKGLSPSISASAGYDIYGSSPLDSSEWSAKLSLSVPISDGGLTKSRVEQASAELRTAQAEIKSLSNSVTLEVRKAWEALREAKESLVSSLEAERSAKATLDLAEGRYAAGVGDNLEISDAVDSYATASANRVLALYNCKTAQLDLEKAMGGLKYGE
- a CDS encoding GNAT family N-acetyltransferase; this translates as MKSNPEYYFYDSKLAISPADLQDLYRFTRWGRSRSLEQIEKMLKGTSMCFSIRHNGKLIAFCRVLTDFVFRGSLWDILVHPDYQGKGIGSQLLEYALGHPALRNVPVIVTYTSELTSFMGRLGFEPREGLLILQRRPMEYS